A single region of the Yersinia entomophaga genome encodes:
- the epmA gene encoding elongation factor P--(R)-beta-lysine ligase produces MSETASWQPSAPIANLLKRAAIMAEIRRFFADRGVLEVETPAMSQATVTDIHLSPFETRFVGPGAADGMTLYMMTSPEYHMKRLLAAGSGSIYQLGRSFRNEEAGRHHNPEFTMLEWYRPHYDMYRLMNEVDDLLQQILDCNSAETLSYQQAFLRHLDVDPLSADKTQLREAAAKLDLSNIADTEDDRDTLLQLLFTVGVEPQIGREKPAFVYHFPASQASLAEISTEDHRVAERFEVYFKGMELANGFRELTEANEQLKRFEQDNRRRAVLGLPQNPIDVNLIAALQHGMPDCSGVALGVDRLVMLALGAERLSEVMAFPVDRA; encoded by the coding sequence ATGAGCGAAACGGCAAGCTGGCAGCCAAGTGCACCCATCGCCAATTTGTTGAAACGCGCAGCAATAATGGCAGAAATACGACGGTTCTTTGCCGATCGCGGCGTATTGGAAGTTGAAACGCCAGCCATGAGCCAAGCGACAGTGACAGATATCCACCTGTCTCCTTTTGAAACCCGGTTTGTTGGCCCGGGTGCTGCCGATGGCATGACGCTGTACATGATGACCAGTCCGGAATATCACATGAAGCGCCTACTGGCGGCTGGCAGCGGCTCCATTTATCAATTGGGTCGTAGTTTCCGCAATGAAGAGGCCGGTCGTCACCATAATCCCGAGTTCACCATGCTCGAGTGGTATCGTCCTCATTATGATATGTATCGCTTAATGAATGAGGTCGACGACCTGCTACAGCAGATTCTGGATTGTAACAGCGCAGAAACGCTGTCTTATCAGCAGGCTTTCCTGCGTCATTTGGATGTCGATCCACTGTCAGCGGACAAAACCCAGCTGCGGGAAGCGGCGGCGAAGCTGGATTTGAGCAATATCGCCGATACGGAAGATGACCGCGACACGCTATTACAGCTGCTGTTCACCGTTGGCGTAGAACCGCAAATTGGCCGTGAAAAACCGGCCTTTGTGTATCATTTCCCTGCTTCTCAAGCGTCACTAGCTGAAATCAGTACCGAAGACCATCGGGTAGCCGAGCGTTTCGAGGTCTACTTCAAAGGTATGGAGTTAGCCAACGGTTTCCGCGAGCTGACCGAAGCCAACGAGCAGTTGAAACGTTTCGAGCAGGATAATCGTCGACGCGCCGTTCTGGGATTGCCGCAAAATCCAATCGATGTCAATCTGATCGCAGCGTTACAGCACGGTATGCCCGATTGCTCCGGTGTTGCGCTGGGTGTCGATCGTTTGGTGATGCTGGCGCTGGGAGCGGAGCGATTGAGCGAGGTTATGGCGTTCCCGGTCGATCGCGCCTGA
- a CDS encoding YihD family protein, protein MKCHRVNELIELLHPAWQQEPDLNLIQFLQKLAIEAGFKGDFSDLTDDILIYHLKMRGSAATETIPGLKKDYEEDFKTALLRARGIIKD, encoded by the coding sequence ATGAAATGTCATCGCGTAAATGAACTGATTGAACTTTTACATCCGGCCTGGCAACAAGAACCCGATCTGAATCTCATTCAGTTCCTGCAAAAGCTGGCAATAGAAGCGGGTTTTAAAGGCGATTTTTCAGATTTGACGGACGATATTCTCATTTATCATCTGAAGATGCGAGGTTCTGCCGCTACAGAAACCATTCCAGGTTTGAAAAAAGACTATGAAGAAGATTTCAAAACGGCGTTGTTACGGGCTCGTGGCATCATTAAAGATTAG
- the mobB gene encoding molybdopterin-guanine dinucleotide biosynthesis protein MobB codes for MSKPIPPLLGIAAYSGTGKTTLLKQLIPLLRQRGVRVGLIKHTHHNMDVDTPGKDSYELRKAGADQTLVASDKRWALMTETPDNPSLDLQYLASRLDANSIDLVLVEGFKHEPINKIALYRAAVGKPFTGVIDKHVIALASDEPAPTDLPQLDINQPYHIADFICSWLKSQS; via the coding sequence ATGAGCAAGCCAATTCCCCCACTCCTAGGAATAGCGGCATACAGCGGCACAGGGAAAACGACATTACTGAAGCAACTTATTCCCCTATTACGACAGCGTGGCGTTCGGGTAGGGCTAATTAAGCATACTCATCATAATATGGATGTCGATACGCCAGGTAAAGATAGCTATGAGCTACGGAAAGCCGGTGCAGACCAGACATTAGTTGCTAGTGATAAACGTTGGGCGCTAATGACTGAAACGCCAGATAATCCGTCATTGGATCTCCAATATTTAGCAAGCCGATTGGATGCAAACAGTATCGATCTCGTATTGGTCGAGGGGTTCAAACATGAGCCTATCAATAAGATCGCCCTATATCGAGCGGCTGTAGGAAAACCTTTTACCGGAGTAATCGATAAGCATGTTATTGCGCTAGCAAGCGATGAACCGGCACCTACAGATTTACCGCAATTGGATATTAATCAACCCTATCATATTGCTGATTTCATCTGTTCCTGGCTGAAAAGTCAGTCTTAA
- the mobA gene encoding molybdenum cofactor guanylyltransferase MobA yields the protein MQPMITGIILAGGRSTRMGGEDKGLLQLSGKLLYQHVADKLAPQVKHLLINTNRNISCYEKSGIPVFSDITDDFSGPLAGMLAGLNIAATEWCIFVPCDVPDIPSNMVEKLWQGRNNTLAAYVNDGERDHPTLVLLHKSLITTLENYLANGERKLMVLLQNIHAQRVIFNESAEMFCNLNTPEDCALWEERNTERQ from the coding sequence ATGCAGCCAATGATTACCGGAATAATTCTCGCAGGAGGGCGCTCAACTCGAATGGGGGGGGAAGATAAGGGATTGCTTCAACTGAGCGGAAAATTGCTGTACCAGCATGTCGCAGATAAATTGGCTCCTCAGGTTAAGCATTTACTGATTAATACTAACCGCAATATCTCTTGCTATGAGAAATCCGGGATTCCAGTTTTTAGCGATATCACTGACGACTTTTCCGGCCCTTTGGCGGGAATGCTAGCAGGATTAAATATAGCCGCGACTGAATGGTGCATTTTTGTGCCTTGCGATGTCCCAGATATTCCATCAAATATGGTTGAGAAACTTTGGCAGGGCCGAAATAACACGCTGGCCGCTTATGTGAACGATGGTGAAAGAGATCATCCAACGCTGGTTTTACTGCATAAAAGCCTGATAACAACATTAGAGAACTATCTGGCAAATGGAGAAAGAAAACTAATGGTCTTACTCCAAAATATTCATGCTCAACGGGTTATATTTAATGAATCAGCAGAGATGTTTTGTAATTTAAATACGCCTGAAGACTGTGCGTTATGGGAAGAAAGGAATACAGAAAGACAATGA
- a CDS encoding serine/threonine protein kinase, with product MPKNAVLNNSAFNFQSLSPDLIMDALEGVGLRVDSGLTALNSYENRVYQFMDEDRKRYVVKFYRPERWNAAQIEEEHRFSLDLAEAEIPAVAPLALNGQTLHTHCGFFFVVFPSVGGRQYEIDNLDQLEWVGRFLGRIHRVGSKSRFITRPTMSVEEYLTEPRSLLADCELVPTKQKDKFLAATDLLIDTIKQYWRTDWQPIRLHGDCHPGNILWRDGPFFVDLDDSRNGPAVQDLWMLLHGERSEQLIQLDILLEAYGEFADFDQRELTLIEPLRAMRMVYYLAWVVRRWQDPAFPKSFPWMAEPDFWLQQTSVFAEQVKLLQAPPLQLIPMY from the coding sequence ATGCCTAAAAATGCTGTTCTAAATAACTCTGCTTTTAATTTTCAGTCATTGTCTCCAGACCTGATCATGGATGCCCTTGAAGGCGTCGGATTGCGAGTGGATTCAGGTTTAACGGCGTTAAACAGCTATGAAAACCGGGTTTATCAGTTTATGGATGAAGACCGGAAGCGTTATGTCGTGAAATTTTATCGACCTGAGCGCTGGAATGCCGCCCAAATTGAGGAAGAGCACCGTTTTTCTCTCGATCTAGCGGAAGCAGAAATTCCGGCCGTAGCGCCTTTAGCGCTGAATGGCCAGACTTTGCATACCCACTGCGGTTTTTTCTTTGTTGTATTCCCCAGCGTGGGCGGGCGTCAGTATGAGATCGATAATCTGGATCAATTAGAGTGGGTCGGGCGCTTTCTCGGGCGAATACATCGGGTTGGTAGCAAAAGCCGGTTTATAACCCGACCAACGATGAGCGTTGAAGAATATCTGACTGAACCGCGAAGCCTGCTGGCAGACTGTGAGTTGGTTCCAACCAAGCAGAAAGATAAGTTTTTAGCTGCAACAGATTTGCTTATTGATACTATCAAACAGTACTGGCGTACTGACTGGCAGCCTATTCGTCTGCATGGAGACTGTCACCCAGGTAATATTCTTTGGCGTGACGGCCCATTTTTTGTTGATTTGGATGACTCGCGTAATGGCCCGGCAGTGCAGGATCTCTGGATGTTATTACATGGAGAACGTAGCGAGCAGCTTATTCAGTTGGATATATTGCTGGAGGCTTATGGCGAATTTGCAGATTTTGATCAGCGGGAATTAACGTTGATCGAACCTTTACGCGCTATGCGTATGGTTTATTACCTGGCTTGGGTCGTCAGACGTTGGCAAGATCCAGCTTTTCCTAAAAGTTTTCCGTGGATGGCGGAGCCTGATTTTTGGTTACAGCAGACTTCGGTATTTGCAGAGCAGGTTAAGTTGTTGCAGGCACCCCCTCTACAGCTGATTCCAATGTATTGA
- the frdA gene encoding fumarate reductase (quinol) flavoprotein subunit, with translation MQTFNADLAIIGAGGAGLRAAIAAAEANPQLKIALISKVYPMRSHTVAAEGGSAAVTQDHDSFDYHFNDTVAGGDWLCEQDVVDHFVHSCPEEMAQLEIWGCPWSRKPDGSVNVRRFGGMKIERTWFAADKTGFHMLHTLFQTSLKYPQIQRFDEHFVLDILVDDGQARGVVALNMMEGTKIQIRANAVIMATGGAGRVYRYNTNGGIVTGDGMGMAFHHGVPLRDMEFVQYHPTGLPGSGILMTEGCRGEGGILVNKDGYRYLQDYGMGPETPLGKPENKYMELGPRDKVSQAFWHEWRAGRTIATPRGDVVYLDLRHLGEKKLLERLPFICELAKAYVGVDPVKDPIPVRPTAHYTMGGIETNQQCETRIKGLFAVGECSSVGLHGANRLGSNSLAELVVFGRVAGEQAAQRAMESGPANGNALDAQTRDVEARLANLMKQEGTENWAKIRDEMGLSMEEGCGIYRTPELMQKTVDKLAELKERFKRVKITDNSSVFNTDLLYTIELGYGLDVAECMAHSALNRKESRGAHQRLDEGCTERDDVNFLKHTLAFHTPGGTPRLEYSDVKITKLAPAKRVYGAEATAQDKKTAQDKKDKEQANG, from the coding sequence GTGCAAACCTTTAACGCCGACCTTGCCATTATCGGGGCCGGGGGCGCTGGTTTACGTGCAGCAATAGCCGCAGCGGAAGCCAACCCCCAACTGAAGATTGCTCTTATCTCGAAAGTTTACCCAATGCGTAGCCACACCGTGGCCGCCGAAGGGGGATCAGCCGCAGTCACTCAGGACCACGATTCTTTCGACTACCATTTCAACGATACGGTTGCCGGCGGCGACTGGCTCTGTGAACAGGATGTCGTTGACCACTTTGTTCACAGTTGCCCGGAAGAAATGGCGCAGCTGGAAATCTGGGGATGCCCGTGGAGCCGTAAACCCGACGGTTCTGTAAACGTGCGCCGCTTTGGCGGTATGAAGATTGAACGCACCTGGTTTGCCGCCGATAAAACCGGCTTCCATATGCTGCATACTCTGTTCCAAACTTCCCTGAAATATCCACAAATCCAACGCTTTGATGAACATTTTGTTCTCGATATTTTGGTGGATGATGGACAAGCGCGCGGCGTTGTTGCGCTGAATATGATGGAAGGCACCAAAATCCAGATTCGCGCCAATGCCGTTATCATGGCGACTGGCGGTGCCGGACGTGTCTATCGCTATAACACCAACGGCGGCATCGTCACCGGTGATGGCATGGGCATGGCTTTCCACCACGGTGTTCCGCTGCGGGATATGGAATTTGTACAATATCACCCAACCGGCTTGCCTGGCTCAGGCATCCTGATGACCGAAGGCTGTCGTGGCGAAGGCGGTATCCTGGTGAATAAAGATGGCTACCGCTATCTACAGGACTACGGCATGGGGCCAGAAACTCCGTTGGGTAAACCAGAAAACAAATATATGGAGTTGGGGCCGCGAGATAAAGTTTCTCAGGCTTTCTGGCACGAATGGCGCGCTGGCCGCACCATTGCGACACCGCGTGGCGATGTGGTTTATCTGGATTTACGTCACCTGGGTGAGAAAAAACTGCTGGAACGCCTGCCGTTCATCTGCGAGTTGGCCAAAGCCTATGTGGGTGTCGATCCGGTAAAAGATCCAATCCCAGTACGTCCAACCGCACATTACACCATGGGTGGCATCGAAACCAATCAGCAGTGTGAAACCCGTATTAAAGGGCTATTTGCCGTCGGTGAATGTTCTTCCGTTGGCCTGCATGGTGCAAACCGCCTCGGCTCTAACTCACTGGCCGAACTGGTGGTCTTTGGCCGCGTAGCCGGTGAACAAGCCGCACAGCGCGCCATGGAAAGTGGCCCGGCGAACGGCAACGCGCTGGATGCGCAAACCCGCGACGTAGAGGCTCGCCTGGCCAACCTGATGAAACAGGAAGGAACGGAAAACTGGGCTAAAATCCGCGATGAAATGGGTCTTTCCATGGAAGAAGGCTGTGGTATCTACCGTACGCCAGAACTCATGCAAAAAACCGTCGATAAGCTGGCCGAGCTGAAAGAGCGCTTTAAACGCGTGAAAATCACCGATAACTCCAGCGTATTCAATACCGACCTGCTATACACCATCGAACTGGGCTACGGTCTGGATGTAGCTGAATGTATGGCGCACTCTGCACTTAACCGTAAAGAGTCTCGCGGTGCCCACCAGCGTCTGGATGAAGGCTGTACCGAACGCGATGACGTCAACTTCCTCAAACATACTCTGGCCTTCCACACACCGGGCGGCACGCCGCGCCTCGAGTATAGCGATGTGAAAATTACCAAACTGGCACCGGCTAAACGTGTCTACGGCGCCGAAGCCACCGCGCAAGATAAGAAGACGGCACAAGATAAAAAGGATAAGGAGCAGGCGAATGGCTGA
- a CDS encoding FadR/GntR family transcriptional regulator: MQFNAQQQAAQRNLSYLLAEKIGQRILAGEYIAGSILPGEIELGEQFGVSRTAVREAVKMLAAKGMLLPRPRIGTRIMPQSNWNFLDQELLTWWMTRENFDQVMQHFILVRTALEPQACALAAVNANPAQKQQLAILMAEMQALHREFDRERWIQVDTQFHQLIYEASGNPFLTSFANLFSSVYHSYFRAITGDEVIKLQHHQSIVDTILASDSQGACIACQVLLQDKN; encoded by the coding sequence ATGCAATTTAACGCCCAACAACAAGCCGCCCAACGCAACCTTTCCTATTTATTAGCTGAAAAGATTGGCCAGCGTATCCTGGCGGGCGAATATATAGCCGGTTCTATACTGCCCGGAGAGATAGAACTAGGCGAACAGTTCGGCGTAAGCCGCACTGCAGTACGTGAAGCGGTTAAAATGTTAGCGGCGAAAGGGATGTTGTTGCCACGGCCACGGATTGGTACGCGCATTATGCCGCAGTCCAACTGGAATTTTCTCGATCAGGAGTTACTCACCTGGTGGATGACCCGTGAAAACTTCGATCAGGTGATGCAGCACTTTATTTTGGTACGAACCGCGTTAGAGCCACAGGCCTGCGCTTTGGCCGCGGTTAACGCTAATCCTGCGCAAAAACAGCAATTGGCTATATTGATGGCAGAAATGCAGGCGCTGCACCGTGAATTTGATCGTGAACGCTGGATTCAGGTGGATACCCAATTTCATCAACTGATCTACGAAGCCAGTGGTAATCCCTTCCTGACTTCGTTCGCCAATTTGTTCAGTTCGGTATATCACAGCTACTTCCGTGCTATTACCGGCGATGAAGTGATAAAGCTGCAACACCACCAATCTATCGTTGATACCATCCTTGCCAGCGACAGTCAGGGTGCCTGCATTGCCTGTCAGGTATTATTACAAGACAAAAACTGA
- the yihA gene encoding ribosome biogenesis GTP-binding protein YihA/YsxC — protein MTIKNYNYHMTHFVISAPDIRHLPRDEGIEVAFAGRSNAGKSSALNTLTNQKSLARTSKTPGRTQLINLFEVTDGIRLVDLPGYGYAEVPEEMKIKWQRALGEYLQKRNCLKGLVVLMDIRHPLKDLDQQMITWAVAVGTPVMLLLTKADKLASGARKAQLNMVREAIIPFMGDIQVEAFSSLKKIGVDKLREKLDTWFSEIPPEVMEELEDDGE, from the coding sequence TTGACCATTAAAAACTATAACTATCATATGACCCATTTCGTCATCAGTGCTCCGGATATTCGCCATCTTCCGCGCGACGAAGGCATTGAGGTCGCATTTGCGGGCCGTTCCAATGCGGGTAAGTCCAGCGCGCTTAACACATTGACCAACCAAAAAAGTCTGGCACGTACCAGTAAAACGCCGGGACGTACTCAGTTGATCAACCTGTTTGAAGTGACCGATGGTATCCGTCTGGTGGATTTACCGGGTTACGGTTACGCAGAAGTACCTGAAGAAATGAAAATCAAATGGCAGCGCGCGCTGGGTGAATATTTACAGAAGCGTAACTGCCTGAAAGGGCTGGTTGTGTTGATGGATATTCGCCATCCATTGAAAGATCTGGATCAGCAAATGATTACCTGGGCCGTTGCTGTAGGTACGCCAGTGATGCTGTTACTGACCAAAGCCGATAAATTGGCTTCCGGTGCGCGTAAAGCCCAGTTGAATATGGTTCGCGAAGCCATTATTCCTTTCATGGGTGATATTCAGGTCGAAGCGTTCTCTTCACTGAAAAAAATTGGCGTTGATAAACTGCGGGAAAAACTGGACACCTGGTTCAGCGAAATTCCGCCGGAAGTGATGGAAGAACTGGAAGACGACGGCGAGTAA
- the polA gene encoding DNA polymerase I — MAQIAENPLILVDGSSYLYRAYHAFPPLTNASGEPTGAMYGVLNMLRSLLLQYHPSHVAVVFDAKGKTFRDELFAEYKSHRPPMPDDLRSQIEPLHQMVKAMGLPLLAVSGVEADDVIGTLAQEAEKAGHSVLISTGDKDMAQLVTPNITLINTMNNTILGPEEVCEKYGIPPELIIDFLALMGDASDNIPGVPGVGEKTAQALLQGLGGLDTLYSNLDKIATLTFRGAKTMAAKLEQNKDVAYLSYKLATIKTDVELDVTCSELTVSAPDVDQLHTLFGRYEFKRWLVDLEGGKWLEGNKPRPTGTGKSDSKAAAAVDIAAPIAEVTAQLSQENYQTILDEETFFDWFERLKKADVFAFDTETDGLDTLTANLIGLSFAIAPGEAAYLPVAHDYLDAPAQLDRDWVLAHLKPLLEDAKSHKVGQNLKFDKSLLARYDIDLRGIEFDTMLESYVLNSVAGRHDMDSLSERYLNHKTITFEEIAGKGKNQLTFNQIALEQASPYAAEDADVTLQLHLAMWPKLQESEGLLRIFREIEMPLLPVLSHIERTGVLIDQSILSTHSQELTIRLAELEKQAHELAGEPFNLASPKQLQAILYEKQKLPILKKTPGGAPSTNEEVLAELALDYPLPKVILEYRGLAKLKSTYTDKLPLMINPVSGRVHTSYHQAVTATGRLSSRDPNLQNIPVRNEEGRRIRQAFIAPTDYSILAADYSQIELRIMAHLSQDKGLLAAFAAGKDIHRATAAEVFGVALENVTSEQRRSAKAINFGLIYGMSAFGLARQLNIPRGEAQRYMDLYFERYPGVLEYMERTRKQAAEQGYVTTLDGRRLYLPDINSRNATRRKAAEREAINAPMQGTAADIIKRAMIAVDNWLQQQEEPLVRVIMQVHDELVFEVHESVLESATQKIRDLMEQSMELDVPLKVDVGVGKNWDQAH; from the coding sequence ATGGCACAAATCGCAGAAAACCCCTTAATCCTGGTTGACGGCTCCTCTTACCTCTATCGCGCCTACCATGCATTTCCTCCACTGACCAACGCCAGCGGGGAACCAACAGGTGCGATGTATGGCGTGCTTAACATGCTGCGCAGCCTGCTGCTACAGTACCATCCAAGCCATGTTGCGGTAGTTTTTGATGCCAAAGGTAAAACCTTCCGTGATGAGCTATTTGCTGAATATAAATCTCACCGCCCGCCGATGCCTGATGATTTGCGCTCGCAGATTGAGCCGTTACACCAAATGGTGAAAGCGATGGGGCTGCCGCTGTTAGCGGTTTCTGGCGTTGAGGCTGATGACGTGATTGGCACTTTGGCGCAGGAAGCCGAGAAAGCCGGCCACTCAGTATTAATCAGCACCGGTGATAAAGATATGGCGCAGTTAGTCACGCCAAATATCACCCTGATCAATACCATGAACAACACCATCCTTGGTCCAGAAGAAGTATGCGAAAAATATGGCATACCTCCAGAACTGATCATCGATTTTCTGGCGCTGATGGGGGACGCGTCGGATAACATTCCTGGCGTGCCGGGCGTGGGAGAAAAGACCGCGCAGGCGTTATTACAAGGCTTAGGTGGGTTGGATACGCTTTATAGCAATCTGGATAAAATCGCGACCCTGACTTTCCGCGGCGCGAAAACCATGGCTGCCAAGCTGGAACAGAACAAAGACGTTGCCTACCTCTCTTATAAACTGGCTACGATTAAAACTGATGTTGAGCTGGATGTGACTTGTAGCGAGTTGACGGTTTCGGCTCCCGATGTCGATCAGCTGCATACATTATTTGGGCGTTATGAATTCAAACGCTGGCTGGTTGATTTAGAAGGCGGAAAGTGGCTGGAGGGCAATAAACCGCGCCCGACGGGGACGGGTAAGAGTGATAGTAAAGCTGCCGCCGCTGTAGATATTGCTGCTCCGATTGCTGAGGTGACGGCACAGCTTTCACAAGAAAACTACCAGACCATTTTGGATGAAGAAACTTTCTTCGATTGGTTTGAGCGGCTGAAAAAGGCTGATGTCTTTGCTTTTGATACAGAAACTGACGGTTTAGACACTTTGACTGCCAATCTCATCGGGCTTTCTTTCGCTATTGCTCCCGGTGAAGCGGCTTATCTGCCCGTAGCTCATGATTATCTGGACGCGCCAGCGCAGCTGGATCGTGATTGGGTATTGGCACACCTTAAACCGCTGCTGGAAGACGCGAAATCGCATAAAGTCGGGCAGAACCTGAAGTTCGATAAAAGCCTGCTGGCTCGTTATGATATCGATCTGCGTGGCATCGAATTTGACACCATGCTGGAATCTTATGTGTTGAATAGCGTTGCTGGCCGCCATGATATGGATAGCCTGTCTGAGCGTTATCTCAATCATAAAACCATTACTTTTGAAGAAATTGCCGGAAAAGGTAAGAACCAGCTGACTTTCAACCAGATTGCACTGGAACAGGCTTCGCCTTATGCGGCAGAAGATGCGGATGTGACTCTGCAATTGCATTTAGCCATGTGGCCGAAGCTACAGGAAAGCGAAGGTTTACTGCGTATTTTCCGAGAAATTGAAATGCCGCTGCTGCCGGTTTTGTCGCATATAGAACGCACCGGCGTGTTAATCGACCAATCTATTCTTTCTACGCATTCTCAAGAATTAACCATTCGTTTGGCTGAATTGGAGAAACAGGCGCACGAATTGGCAGGCGAACCTTTTAATCTGGCGTCGCCGAAGCAGCTACAGGCCATTTTGTATGAAAAGCAGAAACTGCCCATTTTGAAAAAAACGCCGGGCGGCGCGCCGTCCACCAATGAGGAAGTGTTGGCAGAACTGGCGCTGGATTACCCGCTGCCGAAGGTTATTCTCGAATATCGTGGCCTGGCCAAGCTGAAAAGTACCTATACCGATAAGTTACCTTTAATGATTAACCCGGTTTCCGGGCGAGTACATACTTCATATCATCAGGCGGTAACGGCTACCGGCCGTTTATCTTCTCGCGATCCTAACCTGCAAAACATTCCTGTAAGAAATGAGGAAGGTCGACGAATTCGTCAGGCATTTATCGCACCAACCGATTACAGCATTCTGGCTGCCGATTATTCTCAAATCGAACTGAGAATTATGGCGCATCTTTCACAGGATAAAGGCCTGCTGGCGGCTTTTGCTGCGGGTAAAGATATTCACCGGGCAACGGCGGCAGAAGTCTTTGGCGTGGCGCTGGAAAATGTAACCTCAGAGCAGCGCCGTAGCGCGAAGGCGATTAACTTTGGTTTGATTTACGGTATGAGCGCCTTTGGTTTGGCGCGTCAGCTGAATATTCCGCGTGGGGAAGCTCAACGTTACATGGATCTGTATTTTGAGCGTTATCCGGGGGTGCTGGAATATATGGAAAGAACGCGTAAACAAGCGGCCGAGCAAGGTTATGTGACCACTCTGGATGGGCGCCGCTTGTACCTGCCCGATATTAACTCCCGTAATGCCACTCGTCGTAAAGCTGCGGAGCGTGAAGCGATTAATGCGCCTATGCAAGGCACCGCTGCCGATATTATTAAGCGAGCAATGATTGCAGTAGATAACTGGTTACAACAGCAGGAAGAGCCTCTAGTTCGTGTGATCATGCAGGTACACGATGAGTTGGTGTTTGAAGTGCATGAAAGCGTGCTGGAAAGTGCCACTCAGAAGATTCGCGATCTGATGGAACAGAGCATGGAATTGGACGTGCCGTTGAAGGTTGATGTCGGCGTGGGTAAGAATTGGGATCAGGCTCACTAA
- the dsbA gene encoding thiol:disulfide interchange protein DsbA encodes MNKVWLALVGMVMAFSASAAQFSDGSQYVTLDKPATGEPQVLEFFSFYCPHCYQFEEIYKVPETVKKSLPEGTKMTRYHVDFLGPLGKELTQAWAVALALGVEDKITPLMFEGVQKTQVVQTPSDIRNVFIKAGVPAEEYDSAINSFVVKSLVAQQQKAAEDLGLRGVPAMFVNGKYQIKNDGIDTSSQEAYAKQYSDVVNFLIKQK; translated from the coding sequence ATGAATAAAGTATGGCTTGCATTAGTGGGTATGGTGATGGCATTTAGTGCCTCAGCAGCACAATTTTCTGATGGTTCCCAATATGTGACTTTAGATAAACCGGCAACAGGCGAGCCGCAGGTTTTGGAGTTCTTCTCATTCTATTGCCCACATTGCTATCAGTTTGAAGAGATATATAAAGTGCCTGAAACAGTGAAGAAGTCACTGCCAGAAGGCACTAAAATGACTCGTTATCATGTAGACTTTTTGGGGCCTCTAGGTAAAGAGTTAACTCAGGCATGGGCTGTTGCCTTGGCATTGGGTGTAGAAGATAAAATTACTCCATTGATGTTTGAAGGTGTGCAGAAAACTCAGGTTGTTCAGACTCCATCTGATATTCGTAATGTGTTTATCAAAGCCGGTGTTCCTGCAGAAGAGTATGATAGTGCTATCAATAGCTTCGTCGTTAAATCATTGGTCGCGCAACAACAAAAAGCGGCTGAAGACCTCGGATTACGCGGCGTTCCTGCTATGTTCGTGAATGGTAAATACCAAATCAAAAACGACGGTATTGATACCTCTTCACAAGAAGCCTACGCTAAACAATATTCTGATGTCGTTAACTTTTTGATTAAACAAAAGTAA